In the Solanum pennellii chromosome 5, SPENNV200 genome, one interval contains:
- the LOC107020773 gene encoding E3 ubiquitin-protein ligase ORTHRUS 2-like, with protein sequence MAHDSDLPCDGDGVCMACKVKPSENESLICKTCATPWHVSCLSTPPDSMGDAVNWECPDCSMPPAAVVVPVKQNAVAISSSEGRGDLIAAIRVIESDSTLTEQEKAQKRQDLMSGSSKDEDVAVEGANQDKDVLNILDGSLNCSMCMQLPERPVTTPCGHNFCLKCFQKWVGQRKSTCANCRTPIPAKMASQPRINSALVIAIRMARMMRSGASSGSSKVSHFVHNQNRPDKAFTTERAKKTGKANACSGKIFVTIPGDHFGPITAENDPERNVGVMVGETWEDRFECRQWGAHFPHVAGIAGQSDYGAQSVALSGGYEDDEDHGEWFLYTGSGGRDLSGNKRTNKLQSFDQKFEKLNEALRVSCLKGYPVRVVRSHKEKRSSYAPDKGVRYDGVYRIEKCWRKPGKQGFKVCRYLFVRCDNDPAPWTSDEQGDRPRALPAIKELKGATDMTERKGSPAWDYDEEKSCWMWKKAPPPSRKPVQCENEDGTKVRQVRPKRLTMSVKQRLLKEFTCHLCREVMNNPLTTPCAHNFCKACLDGAFAGQSFTRQRTCEGRRTLRAQKNIMKCPSCPTDISDFLQNPQINRELMNVIDSLKRQIEEENAALSADVDDGSLDGNEILAETDKSMEDDEEGAQPVNETEAKQTNKRKRSGSIDNASSPKKSIDKSDAVHNLEEVDPAHT encoded by the exons ATGGCGCACGATAGCGATCTCCCTTGTGACGGCGATGGTGTCTGTATGGCCTGTAAAGTGAAGCCATCGGAGAACGAATCGCTCATCTGTAAGACTTGTGCTACTCCATGGCACGTCAGCTGTCTCTCTACTCCTCCCGATTCCATGGGAGACGCCGTCAACTGGGAGTGCCCTGACTGCTCTATGCCTCCCGCCGCTGTTGTTGTGCCTGTTAAACAGAATGCTGTTGCTATTTCATCTTCTGAAGGAAGAGGAGATTTGATTGCGGCTATTCGGGTCATTGAATCTGATTCGACTCTTACCGAGCAGGAAAAGGCTCAGAAACGACAAGACCTTATGAGCGGAAGTTCCAAAGACGAAGACGTGGCTGTTGAAGGGGCTAATCAGGACAAGGATGTGCTGAATATTCTCGATGGAAGTTTGAACTGCTCTATGTGCATGCAACTGCCTGAGAGACCTGTTACG ACACCTTGTGGTCATAATTTTTGCCTGAAGTGCTTTCAAAAGTGGGTTGGGCAGCGAAAGAGTACCTGTGCTAATTGTCGTACTCCTATTCCAGCTAAAATGGCAAGCCAGCCTCGAATTAACTCTGCTCTGGTCATTGCCATTAGAATGGCAAGAATGATGCGGTCTGGTGCCTCTAGCGGGTCATCAAAAGTTTCACATTTCGTTCACAACCAAAATAGACCTGACAAAGCTTTCACCACTGAGCGTGCAAAAAAGACTGGAAAGGCTAATGCTTGCAGTGGAAAGATTTTTGTTACAATCCCTGGTGACCATTTTGGACCAATTACAGCGGAAAATGATCCAGAGCGCAACGTGGGTGTTATGGTTGGTGAGACTTGGGAGGATCGTTTTGAGTGTCGGCAATGGGGGGCTCATTTCCCTCATGTGGCTGGTATTGCAGGACAGTCAGATTATGGGGCCCAGTCTGTTGCACTTTCTGGTGGTTACGAAGATGATGAAGATCACGGTGAATGGTTTCTCTATACTGGAAG TGGTGGAAGAGACTTGAGCGGTAATAAGCGAACAAACAAGCTACAATCGTTTGACCAGAAATTTGAAAAGCTTAATGAAGCTTTACGTGTCAGCTGCCTCAAGGGTTATCCTGTCCGAGTTGTGAG GTCCCACAAGGAGAAACGCTCTTCGTATGCACCAGATAAAGGAGTACGATATGACGGGGTCTACAGGATTGAAAAGTGTTGGCGGAAACCGGGAAAACAA GGATTCAAAGTTTGTCGATACCTTTTTGTGCGCTGTGATAATGATCCTGCACCATGGACCAG TGATGAACAAGGTGACCGTCCTAGGGCCTTACCTGCCATCAAAGAACTAAAAGGCGCCACAGATATGACTGAGAGAAAAGGATCTCCAGCCTGGGATTATGAT GAGGAAAAGAGTTGCTGGATGTGGAAAAAGGCTCCTCCTCCTAGTAGGAAACCAGTTCAATGTGAAAATGAAGATGGAACAAAAGTGAGACAAGTCAGACCAAAGAGACTTACAATGTCTGTAAAGCAGAGGCTCTTGAAAG AGTTTACATGTCATCTTTGTCGGGAAGTGATGAATAACCCGCTTACTACTCCATGTGCGCATAACTTCTGCAAGGCATGTTTGGATGGTGCCTTTGCAGGTCAATCCTTTACAAGACAGAGGACGTGTGAAGGCAGACGTACATTACGAGCGcagaaaaatataatgaaatgccCATCATGCCCAACTGATATATCTGATTTCCTCCAGAATCCCCAG ATTAATAGAGAGTTGATGAATGTAATCGACTCTCTGAAGCGCcaaattgaggaagaaaatgCAGCATTGAGTGCTGATGTAGATGATGGCAGCTTAGATGGAAATGAGATTCTAGCTGAAacagataaaagcatggaggaTGATGAAGAAGGTGCACAGCCTGTCAATGAGACTGAAGCCAAGCAGACTAACAAGAGGAAGAGATCTGGCAGCATTGACAATGCATCATCACCCAAGAAATCCATTGACAAATCTGATGCTGTGCATAATCTTGAGGAAGTTGATCCTGCCCATACCTGA